From a single Desulfobaccales bacterium genomic region:
- a CDS encoding sigma-54 factor interaction domain-containing protein: MGSEVAKIKATGDEIVGVSKHIKSLRRNIKEAAQGDKDVLILGPSGTGKELVARAIHQQSQRNTGPLISLDCAAIPSELFISELFGHKKGSFTGAYQDMKGKVAEAEGGTLFLDEIGNLRPDHQVMLLRFLEERAYRMVGGNELKKTNIRIIFATNKTNLATGSEGHFKEDLYYRMNQHMIITEALKNRYDDVVFYVNYFNRNINVRTKCLLYSYGFPGNVRELLNLVEHSSSYVRGYIRMRLAEQLKISNGMEAKAQESSYWKGYLSNYVVNESYEKDILYSTFVFNRMHIKNLKKIVDLYEIITLLSYAKLTKVATRDVLHIRDENLTPKIFRERFGYSLPEGRNITIGNDETDCRKLPREPMKLYPEFINFFEFYQYVNLDRKK, from the coding sequence ATGGGCTCTGAGGTGGCTAAAATAAAGGCAACTGGCGATGAAATTGTTGGAGTATCCAAGCATATAAAAAGTCTTCGGAGAAATATCAAGGAAGCGGCTCAGGGGGATAAGGATGTTTTGATTTTGGGACCTTCAGGAACTGGAAAAGAACTGGTGGCAAGAGCCATTCATCAACAGAGTCAGCGTAATACAGGTCCTCTTATATCTCTTGATTGCGCCGCAATTCCGTCCGAACTGTTCATTAGTGAATTATTTGGACATAAAAAAGGTTCTTTTACCGGGGCTTATCAGGATATGAAGGGGAAAGTAGCTGAAGCCGAAGGAGGGACTCTATTCTTAGATGAAATTGGGAATCTCCGGCCGGATCACCAAGTTATGCTTCTCCGATTCCTTGAAGAGAGAGCATATAGGATGGTGGGTGGCAATGAATTAAAAAAAACCAATATCAGAATCATATTTGCAACTAATAAAACAAATTTGGCTACGGGTTCTGAAGGTCATTTTAAAGAAGATCTTTATTACCGAATGAATCAACACATGATAATAACTGAGGCATTAAAAAATCGATATGATGATGTTGTTTTTTATGTTAATTACTTTAATAGGAATATTAATGTTAGGACCAAATGTTTATTATATTCATATGGTTTTCCTGGAAATGTACGCGAATTATTAAATCTCGTCGAACACAGCTCTTCTTATGTAAGGGGTTATATTAGGATGCGTTTGGCGGAGCAACTTAAAATTAGCAATGGAATGGAAGCTAAGGCACAAGAGTCCAGTTATTGGAAAGGCTATTTATCTAATTATGTCGTTAACGAATCATATGAAAAGGATATACTTTATTCAACATTTGTTTTTAACAGAATGCACATTAAGAACCTTAAGAAAATTGTGGACCTGTATGAAATTATTACTCTTTTATCTTATGCCAAATTAACCAAAGTGGCGACAAGGGATGTGTTACATATAAGGGATGAGAATTTAACCCCGAAGATTTTCAGAGAACGATTCGGATATAGTTTGCCAGAGGGGAGAAACATAACGATTGGTAATGATGAGACAGATTGCAGAAAGCTACCGAGGGAACCCATGAAGTTATACCCAGAATTTATTAATTTTTTTGAATTCTATCAATATGTTAACCTTGATCGAAAAAAATAG
- a CDS encoding AAA family ATPase, producing the protein MEELNYNLPACYRPNNFDELLGNEGVKRVLKAYQKNPNRPKSIMLSGPTGGGKTTTGRIYARTLNCSQLTEGFNPCGQCPSCQMPLQGCGSIIEVNCTMRRGLDDMRQLIRVSNLTPRQNFRILILDEIQGATSEAHNALLKPLEEPPALTYWILCTSEPNKVPKAIAGRCVQLALTYPPPAALQNRLREIARKDFGRDIARLLRPYLLDIIDQCDGQPRASIELMGVLGTALSVDKKALSNQLLAKQIVESFLDDL; encoded by the coding sequence ATGGAAGAATTAAATTACAACCTTCCAGCCTGCTATCGGCCTAACAATTTCGACGAGTTGTTAGGAAACGAGGGTGTGAAGAGGGTTTTAAAAGCGTACCAAAAAAACCCCAATCGCCCTAAATCGATAATGCTTTCTGGCCCAACTGGAGGCGGCAAGACCACCACCGGCAGGATATACGCCCGAACCCTTAACTGTAGCCAACTGACAGAGGGATTTAATCCCTGCGGACAATGCCCCTCGTGCCAGATGCCATTACAAGGGTGTGGGAGCATCATCGAAGTTAACTGTACGATGCGGAGGGGACTCGATGACATGAGGCAATTGATCCGGGTGTCAAACCTTACTCCTCGGCAAAATTTTCGGATCCTTATCCTAGATGAGATCCAAGGAGCTACTTCTGAAGCTCACAACGCTTTGCTTAAACCTCTTGAAGAGCCGCCCGCCCTCACCTATTGGATACTCTGCACATCCGAGCCCAATAAGGTGCCAAAGGCAATAGCCGGCCGGTGCGTACAGTTGGCGCTAACCTATCCACCTCCAGCGGCCCTCCAAAACCGGCTCCGGGAAATAGCTCGGAAGGATTTTGGTCGAGATATTGCCCGCCTTTTACGGCCGTATTTGCTGGACATTATCGATCAATGTGATGGCCAGCCGAGAGCTTCTATCGAGCTGATGGGGGTGCTCGGAACGGCCCTATCCGTGGACAAGAAGGCCTTAAGCAATCAGCTGCTGGCCAAACAGATCGTGGAGAGCTTCCTTGACGATCTCTAG
- a CDS encoding helix-turn-helix domain-containing protein, with protein sequence MFIMLPFANTPGCKHKDISATGNVTQIGDFSMKHATSKTAQPRNTKGCSLKEYALVTQLPRKFLKGLGLANSISHGIRNLSLPYYGVDGNIINTRYRTTLRAHGEFLWAKQDEEIPYGLWKLAEAKEAGFVVLVEEESACHTLWYKDFPALGIPGPNTWKKDWESSHLEGIPTIYVVIPPDHGGEGILTRLKESSLCGRIKVVNLGKHRDPSTLYLAAPKEFQGRFKKALKTATPLRPIDMKAINHIAQSKNILKLFTDDLRKCGIIGEKHGCKLMYLCVTTRFFLEPVSVVVKGDSSGGKSYTTGGVLKFFPSDAYIDLTSMSEKALIYAEASFEHRFLWIYEAAGLENPSVRYLIRTLLSEGRIKYMVTGNVSGGRASKTIEKEGPTGLILTTTLKFIGEDQENRLLSIPINVSPNQTRQILVGQAEEAGGEVNSSDPNGVGGEVDLSPWHEFQEWLRQSDQRVIIPYAPALAELINPVVLRIRRDFTKVCNLIKAHALLHQLNRDRDPAGKLIAKLIDYSRVYKLIHGHLQLAHETAVPQHIRELVEAINKASEAHDFQGISGKRLVQNLGINKSNVSRGVKEALEKGYIRNLEDRRGRPAKYVLDNPLPSTRDILPSPQELKAHWKKKKPGKGDR encoded by the coding sequence TTGTTCATCATGTTGCCCTTTGCCAATACTCCTGGATGTAAGCACAAGGATATCTCGGCTACAGGCAACGTAACTCAAATAGGAGATTTCTCCATGAAGCATGCCACTTCAAAAACTGCGCAACCGCGCAACACTAAGGGTTGTTCCTTAAAGGAATATGCCCTGGTTACTCAATTACCCCGGAAATTTCTCAAGGGGCTGGGGCTTGCTAACTCCATCTCCCATGGAATCCGGAACCTATCCCTTCCTTATTATGGCGTAGACGGAAATATCATCAACACCAGGTATCGGACCACTCTGAGGGCCCATGGGGAGTTTCTATGGGCAAAACAGGACGAGGAGATCCCTTACGGCCTCTGGAAACTGGCCGAGGCCAAGGAAGCCGGATTTGTCGTTCTGGTCGAAGAAGAAAGCGCTTGCCATACCCTCTGGTACAAAGATTTCCCGGCCCTTGGGATACCCGGACCAAACACCTGGAAGAAAGATTGGGAGTCAAGCCACCTGGAGGGCATACCGACGATCTACGTGGTCATTCCTCCAGACCATGGTGGAGAAGGCATCCTGACCAGGCTGAAGGAGTCATCCCTTTGCGGCCGTATCAAGGTTGTGAACCTGGGCAAGCACCGGGACCCGAGCACTCTTTACCTTGCGGCGCCGAAGGAGTTCCAGGGGCGGTTCAAAAAAGCCCTCAAGACAGCAACCCCATTGCGGCCGATAGATATGAAGGCAATCAACCACATAGCCCAGAGCAAAAACATCCTGAAACTGTTCACCGACGACCTAAGGAAATGCGGCATCATCGGGGAGAAGCATGGGTGTAAGTTAATGTACCTCTGCGTCACCACCCGCTTCTTCCTTGAACCGGTTTCGGTGGTGGTGAAAGGGGATTCGAGCGGAGGCAAATCGTATACCACCGGGGGAGTCCTGAAATTCTTTCCCTCGGACGCCTATATTGACTTAACATCAATGTCGGAGAAGGCTCTCATTTACGCCGAAGCATCTTTTGAACATCGGTTTCTATGGATTTATGAAGCGGCTGGCTTGGAGAACCCGTCAGTAAGGTACCTGATCAGGACCTTATTGAGCGAAGGGAGAATCAAGTACATGGTTACCGGAAATGTCTCTGGGGGACGCGCGAGTAAGACAATCGAGAAAGAAGGGCCTACCGGTCTTATCCTGACCACCACCTTGAAGTTCATCGGGGAGGATCAGGAAAACCGCCTTCTCTCAATCCCTATCAACGTGAGCCCAAACCAGACCAGACAAATTCTGGTGGGCCAGGCGGAAGAAGCTGGAGGGGAAGTGAATTCATCGGACCCAAATGGGGTTGGGGGGGAGGTGGATTTATCGCCCTGGCACGAGTTTCAAGAATGGCTCAGGCAATCCGATCAGCGGGTTATCATCCCCTATGCTCCGGCCTTGGCAGAGTTGATAAACCCGGTTGTCTTGAGGATACGGAGGGACTTTACCAAGGTCTGTAACCTGATCAAGGCGCATGCTTTGCTGCACCAGTTAAACCGCGACCGTGACCCGGCTGGAAAACTCATCGCCAAGCTAATCGATTATTCCCGGGTTTATAAGCTCATACATGGCCACCTTCAACTGGCTCATGAGACCGCTGTCCCGCAACACATAAGGGAACTGGTAGAGGCGATCAATAAGGCCAGCGAAGCACATGATTTCCAGGGAATTTCTGGGAAGAGATTAGTCCAGAATCTTGGGATCAACAAGTCAAACGTTTCCCGGGGGGTAAAAGAGGCCCTGGAGAAGGGTTATATCCGGAACCTCGAAGATAGGCGCGGAAGGCCGGCGAAATATGTTCTAGACAACCCCCTTCCGTCAACCAGGGACATTCTCCCGTCACCACAGGAGCTCAAGGCACACTGGAAAAAGAAAAAACCCGGCAAAGGGGACCGGTGA
- a CDS encoding pentapeptide repeat-containing protein, giving the protein MKKSRLALLALWLIFLMSSANLVQAQITCKSSPDLKPLWPGEVEVLKQVAGGNPADLRKRFGEDEKKREIRGKFLEVLLTGGFQGLKVHRHGVYLRNAIINIDDRIDLRSAVVPYEVRLVDCIFQGDVNLQDSLFKCSLQITGSLFLGQAYFLGLEVAKNAYFNKTIFSSLVNFNWARIGNEFSLIEARLLNRGRSYFNGMQVGQNVLSDHAEFQGPTEFRNMNVGGSFDISAAIFHGGAYFAGSTIKRSFWARNARFLSEKNYASFPGLKVGNVADFQGALFKGPVDFDGADIGLVLLCEKAKFLDVTKGLESIGLKVGTFANFEDVIFAGPVNFDGTDCAGQFNASRAQFNSDREANFRNLKVGSLLQFTDALFNGPVSLAGARIGELKADVVQGAVLTGGVFRGPVDLKDAHLSDLSVIGTSSLKRVSSPGIAAISDLYLERAVVDRDIHFENVRLNRLMAAGLQAKGQTTLNGLSIETEADLRNSHFANLKILGVEWPQDKDKVRFSGMIYNFIATAEGPGRLQDWRKLIAWVHHSSFDNRNYLQLQSFFEQNGHQSLADEVFIDMKRQETWPNNWVEWLNPAVWAKVVFWDFLAGYGRKPFRIFWAALAIVILGAFYYDPHNLKEIDWPQKSRFYGILGRFLLSFEQFTPMVDLGMQKKWKPDRISGRFTVFIYFQRLAGWILVPIFLAAIYTKFK; this is encoded by the coding sequence ATGAAAAAGTCCCGACTGGCGCTCCTGGCGCTATGGTTAATTTTCTTAATGAGTAGCGCCAACCTGGTTCAGGCGCAGATTACGTGTAAGAGTTCCCCTGACCTGAAGCCGCTCTGGCCAGGGGAAGTGGAAGTTTTGAAACAGGTAGCGGGAGGGAACCCCGCGGATTTGAGAAAGCGGTTCGGGGAAGACGAAAAAAAACGGGAAATCAGAGGAAAATTTCTAGAGGTCCTATTAACTGGAGGGTTTCAGGGGCTAAAAGTCCATCGCCATGGAGTCTATTTAAGAAACGCCATCATTAACATCGATGACCGGATCGATTTGCGCTCTGCGGTGGTGCCCTACGAGGTGAGGCTGGTAGATTGCATTTTCCAAGGGGACGTGAACTTACAGGACAGCCTGTTTAAATGCAGCTTGCAGATTACCGGGTCGCTTTTTTTGGGGCAGGCCTATTTTCTGGGATTAGAGGTGGCAAAAAACGCTTATTTCAATAAGACTATCTTTTCTAGCCTGGTGAACTTTAATTGGGCCAGGATTGGCAATGAGTTCAGCTTGATAGAGGCGCGTCTGTTAAATCGGGGCAGATCATATTTCAATGGGATGCAGGTGGGTCAAAACGTCCTGAGCGACCATGCTGAGTTTCAAGGCCCCACGGAATTCAGGAATATGAACGTAGGCGGAAGTTTCGATATATCGGCGGCTATCTTTCACGGCGGAGCATATTTTGCTGGATCAACGATCAAACGGAGTTTCTGGGCAAGAAATGCTCGCTTTTTAAGCGAGAAAAATTACGCCAGTTTCCCCGGTCTCAAGGTCGGCAATGTGGCCGATTTTCAAGGAGCGTTGTTCAAGGGGCCGGTAGATTTTGACGGTGCGGATATTGGCCTGGTATTGCTCTGCGAGAAAGCGAAGTTTCTGGATGTAACCAAAGGGCTGGAGTCCATTGGTTTGAAGGTCGGCACTTTCGCAAATTTTGAAGACGTAATTTTTGCTGGGCCGGTAAATTTTGACGGGACCGACTGTGCCGGACAGTTTAATGCCAGCAGGGCTCAATTTAACAGCGACAGGGAAGCGAATTTCCGCAACCTCAAGGTGGGGTCACTGCTTCAGTTCACCGACGCCCTGTTCAATGGCCCGGTTAGTCTGGCGGGTGCGAGGATCGGCGAATTGAAGGCTGATGTGGTGCAAGGGGCGGTTTTAACGGGGGGCGTCTTCCGCGGGCCGGTTGACTTAAAGGATGCTCACCTATCCGATCTTTCCGTTATCGGCACATCAAGCCTGAAAAGAGTATCCTCACCGGGGATAGCAGCCATTTCTGACTTATATCTGGAACGTGCGGTCGTGGATCGGGATATCCACTTTGAAAATGTCAGATTAAATAGATTAATGGCCGCCGGTCTTCAAGCAAAGGGGCAGACCACCTTAAACGGTCTGAGTATCGAAACCGAAGCTGACTTGAGGAATAGCCATTTCGCCAACCTGAAGATACTGGGAGTTGAATGGCCCCAGGATAAAGACAAGGTGCGATTTTCCGGGATGATATACAACTTCATTGCCACGGCGGAAGGCCCGGGCAGGCTGCAGGATTGGCGCAAGTTAATCGCCTGGGTGCATCACAGCAGCTTTGATAACCGGAACTACCTGCAGCTCCAGTCATTCTTCGAGCAAAATGGGCACCAAAGCCTGGCGGATGAGGTGTTCATCGATATGAAGCGGCAGGAGACCTGGCCCAATAACTGGGTGGAGTGGCTGAACCCGGCAGTATGGGCCAAGGTGGTGTTCTGGGATTTTCTGGCCGGCTACGGCCGCAAACCCTTCAGGATTTTCTGGGCTGCCCTGGCCATCGTCATTCTGGGAGCTTTTTACTACGACCCCCATAATCTCAAAGAAATTGACTGGCCGCAGAAAAGCCGGTTCTATGGCATCCTGGGAAGATTTTTGCTCAGTTTCGAGCAGTTCACCCCCATGGTGGACCTGGGGATGCAAAAAAAATGGAAACCGGACAGAATTTCTGGCCGCTTCACGGTGTTCATCTACTTTCAGAGGCTGGCGGGCTGGATTCTGGTGCCCATCTTCCTGGCGGCCATTTATACAAAGTTTAAATGA